One genomic window of Leptospira saintgironsiae includes the following:
- a CDS encoding MerR family transcriptional regulator — protein MQENRNFLIGQLAEKVGVSTDTIRYYEKEGLIRSHRHTNNYRIYSESDLKKLGFISKAQGSGFTLREIKELLSLIDEGRRDCADYENVAKQKVNEIESKIKVLEEYKNSLIYSLECCSPETKECKSLPSFSCS, from the coding sequence ATGCAAGAAAACAGAAATTTTTTAATAGGCCAATTGGCGGAGAAGGTAGGAGTTTCAACGGATACTATCCGCTATTATGAAAAAGAAGGGTTGATCCGTTCTCATAGACATACAAATAATTATAGGATCTATTCCGAATCGGATCTAAAAAAATTGGGTTTTATCTCGAAGGCCCAAGGTTCAGGATTTACTCTCCGAGAAATAAAAGAACTTCTATCTTTGATAGATGAAGGAAGAAGGGACTGTGCCGATTATGAAAACGTTGCCAAACAAAAGGTCAATGAGATAGAATCCAAGATAAAAGTTCTGGAAGAATATAAAAATTCCCTAATATACTCTCTGGAATGTTGCAGCCCGGAAACAAAAGAATGCAAAAGCCTGCCATCTTTTAGCTGCTCCTAA
- a CDS encoding efflux RND transporter permease subunit gives MLARLLNTSLNNPFLSVGLVSFLLIFSFYTLNEVPIDAVPDITNVQVIVTTDTGSLDPEQVEKVITFPLETELLGLPNLIDVRSVSKFGLSNISLIFKETTDIYQARAMVAERIASAKEKLPPGATPTIVPNTTGLGEIFFYSVEAIPDSELDKLPEEKKLLFLRTVQDYVVRPQIKAMVPGIVEVDSNGGYEKEIHIDVDPNRMKRWGLSIDQIVRDISTIGESFGGGFIENSGKISIVRAYGLKKNLKEIAAISVRRTLTGASVKVSDIADVNEHGTPRLGGASSNGKEIVLGTALMLKGENSYRVNEDLHKAVSNLSLPENVRVRILLERSFLIQSTIKTVLKNLGEGAILVILTLFLILFNLRASLIVALIIPGSMLLASICMRFFGISANLMSLGAIDFGLLVDASIVITENVLSKFETGKFTNKEEKRKVILDSSLEVLKPVSFGILVIMLVYVPILTLDGIPGRMFRPMAETVLLALGFSLFLAVFLLPPLLYFFLAPKNLGAHSKKKDSKIVNWYAEKLPKILEQPRKIIIYSLIFFAVTLLIYFRMGTVFLPKLTEGDLMLVIVRNGNTGLEESLKEQKELELFLGQMPEVESVFSRIGTSSVANDPMGPFNADTFIILKKDILPDLLEKNTWEKFLDKIETSVKEKFPESELTLSQPLEARFNELLEGSRADISVRILGKDLNVLLQLQEELKNTLEKIHGAAEVELDPIMALRKSNVIDVIPDSNKLKYYNISLPLFNSVLESSMSGFELGGFYEEEVRFPIKIRLSEEFRNRESEIGDINVGTEDGGTVPIRLLASIQKGEKVMTISRNKSRRFVAVSVNLRGRDLEGFYKEAITEVSKLQIPNGYSIFWGGQIENLSQAKQKLSVIVPVTLFMIFTVLYLGLRSIKQALLVFFCVPFALTGGIWFLFLRGMDLSVSAFVGCIALSGIAVLNGLVKLYTIDRIRAESKLSVRDAVLEGAVSRIRPVVMTALVASFGFIPMAFGTGLGAEVQKPLATVVIGGIFSSTILTLVLLPAFYYWLEKE, from the coding sequence ATGCTAGCCAGACTTTTGAATACCAGCCTAAATAACCCATTCCTATCTGTAGGACTGGTTTCATTTTTATTAATATTTTCATTTTATACTTTAAACGAAGTCCCTATAGATGCCGTACCGGACATCACAAACGTGCAGGTGATTGTCACAACTGACACTGGCTCCTTGGATCCAGAACAAGTGGAGAAGGTGATAACCTTTCCTTTAGAAACTGAACTTTTGGGGCTCCCGAATCTAATAGATGTACGTTCCGTATCTAAATTTGGTTTATCTAATATTTCTCTGATCTTTAAGGAAACTACGGACATCTATCAGGCAAGAGCTATGGTAGCCGAAAGGATTGCAAGTGCTAAGGAAAAACTTCCTCCAGGTGCGACCCCGACGATCGTTCCAAACACTACAGGTCTTGGAGAGATCTTTTTTTACTCAGTAGAAGCAATTCCAGATTCAGAATTGGATAAACTTCCTGAAGAGAAAAAACTTTTATTCTTAAGAACGGTCCAGGATTACGTAGTTCGTCCTCAAATCAAAGCGATGGTCCCTGGAATTGTAGAAGTGGATTCCAACGGAGGTTACGAAAAAGAGATCCATATAGATGTGGATCCTAACCGAATGAAACGTTGGGGACTTTCTATAGATCAAATTGTCCGAGATATTTCAACGATTGGAGAAAGTTTCGGCGGCGGGTTCATAGAAAACTCAGGAAAAATTTCCATCGTAAGAGCCTATGGACTTAAAAAAAATCTAAAGGAGATCGCTGCAATTTCAGTCAGAAGAACTCTTACAGGTGCATCAGTAAAGGTTTCGGATATAGCGGATGTGAATGAGCATGGAACTCCAAGATTAGGAGGAGCAAGCTCTAACGGAAAAGAAATTGTATTAGGCACAGCATTAATGTTAAAAGGAGAAAATAGTTACAGAGTAAACGAAGATCTCCATAAAGCAGTTTCTAATCTAAGCTTACCTGAAAATGTAAGAGTGAGGATTTTATTAGAAAGATCCTTCTTAATTCAGTCCACAATCAAAACGGTCTTAAAAAATCTGGGAGAAGGTGCGATCTTAGTAATACTTACACTTTTTCTAATATTATTCAATCTAAGGGCCTCTTTGATAGTTGCGCTGATCATTCCCGGTTCCATGCTACTTGCTTCTATTTGTATGAGATTTTTCGGGATCTCTGCCAACTTAATGAGCTTAGGTGCAATAGACTTTGGATTATTAGTAGATGCTTCTATCGTAATTACTGAGAACGTTCTCTCTAAATTCGAAACTGGTAAATTCACAAACAAAGAAGAAAAACGAAAAGTCATTTTGGATTCTTCCTTGGAAGTTTTAAAACCAGTATCTTTCGGGATCTTAGTGATTATGTTGGTCTATGTCCCGATCCTCACTCTGGATGGGATCCCAGGAAGAATGTTCCGACCTATGGCAGAGACAGTACTTCTCGCATTGGGATTCAGTTTATTCTTAGCGGTTTTCCTTCTTCCTCCCCTTTTATATTTTTTCTTAGCGCCTAAAAACCTAGGAGCACATAGCAAGAAAAAAGATAGCAAGATCGTAAATTGGTACGCAGAAAAATTACCAAAGATCTTAGAGCAACCTCGCAAGATCATTATATATTCTTTAATATTCTTCGCAGTAACACTTCTTATCTATTTCAGAATGGGAACAGTATTCCTTCCTAAATTAACGGAAGGAGATTTGATGTTAGTAATTGTTAGAAATGGAAACACAGGATTAGAAGAAAGTTTAAAAGAGCAAAAAGAATTAGAACTTTTCCTTGGGCAAATGCCTGAAGTAGAAAGTGTATTTTCCAGGATAGGCACAAGTTCAGTTGCAAATGATCCGATGGGTCCATTCAATGCGGATACATTCATCATTCTTAAAAAAGATATTCTTCCTGACCTTTTGGAAAAGAATACATGGGAAAAATTCTTAGATAAGATTGAAACATCCGTAAAGGAAAAATTCCCAGAATCAGAATTGACCTTAAGCCAACCTTTAGAGGCCAGATTTAACGAACTATTAGAAGGAAGTAGAGCTGATATTAGCGTAAGAATTTTAGGAAAAGATCTAAACGTTTTACTACAACTACAGGAAGAATTAAAAAACACATTAGAAAAGATCCATGGAGCCGCAGAAGTTGAATTGGATCCTATCATGGCATTAAGAAAATCGAATGTAATCGATGTAATCCCTGATAGCAACAAGCTCAAATATTATAATATCTCCCTGCCTCTATTTAACTCAGTTCTGGAAAGTTCCATGAGCGGATTCGAACTAGGAGGATTTTATGAAGAAGAAGTTAGATTCCCTATCAAGATCAGACTATCAGAAGAATTCCGAAATAGAGAATCCGAAATTGGAGATATCAACGTAGGAACCGAAGACGGAGGAACTGTGCCTATCCGACTTTTAGCTTCCATCCAAAAAGGAGAGAAGGTAATGACCATCTCCAGAAATAAATCCAGAAGATTCGTAGCAGTCTCGGTGAATTTAAGAGGAAGAGATTTAGAGGGATTTTATAAGGAAGCAATCACCGAGGTTTCTAAATTACAGATTCCTAATGGATATTCTATTTTCTGGGGAGGACAGATCGAAAATCTATCCCAGGCAAAACAAAAATTATCTGTGATCGTTCCTGTTACATTGTTTATGATATTTACTGTTCTATACTTAGGACTCAGATCTATCAAACAGGCGCTATTAGTATTCTTCTGTGTTCCTTTCGCCTTAACTGGAGGGATATGGTTCCTATTCTTAAGAGGGATGGATCTAAGCGTATCCGCGTTCGTAGGATGTATCGCACTCTCTGGGATTGCAGTCTTGAATGGGCTCGTAAAATTATACACGATCGATCGGATCCGAGCAGAAAGCAAACTTAGCGTAAGAGATGCAGTATTGGAAGGTGCGGTCAGTCGTATTCGCCCTGTGGTTATGACCGCACTCGTCGCTTCTTTTGGATTTATTCCTATGGCATTCGGAACAGGATTAGGTGCAGAGGTCCAAAAACCGTTGGCCACAGTAGTGATCGGAGGAATTTTTTCTTCCACGATCCTAACCTTGGTATTGCTGCCAGCATTCTATTATTGGTTAGAAAAAGAATAA
- a CDS encoding TolC family protein: MSLLPAQASENDTAKELDLNSIMSIAEKNSPLLTAIHSDLESLFYKRRQEGRTQNPSVYIDYGQRKAADESGAEYALQIEQPVYFPGRKELKQLLVDNDSKIKEVQQIEAFNSIRLSSIKFAYRYLVAADKKNHVKERLKRLSLIESYIKARPFFTPQAKTDLFIIETKILALRKHFNDLELGAAKDYESLNLYLRQEFVPNLKIPYFRSGVKFDRKDLEKRAVSQNPTILAAKGELDKARTELRLANLEKYPDYSITSQIGEDKSGVANRFYDFGLKFRIPVWDQFQNKVASAETNMKSKQDRLIYQENLIHTSFNQAFLEYEQSKMNLKLYDLTQLDRIDRDLNFADMEFKRGRIQLISYLELENQLHETHHAVLDAQISHLESLLNLLYITNEKDILGVMGNASQTFEYQPK, translated from the coding sequence ATGTCGCTTCTCCCTGCCCAAGCGTCGGAGAATGATACAGCAAAAGAATTAGACTTAAATTCCATCATGTCAATCGCGGAGAAAAATTCTCCATTACTCACCGCGATCCATTCCGACTTAGAAAGCCTTTTTTATAAAAGAAGGCAGGAAGGTAGGACCCAGAACCCTTCTGTTTATATTGATTACGGTCAAAGAAAGGCGGCCGACGAATCAGGAGCTGAATATGCCCTCCAAATAGAGCAGCCAGTTTATTTTCCGGGAAGGAAGGAACTCAAACAACTTTTGGTAGATAATGATTCCAAGATCAAGGAAGTCCAACAAATTGAAGCCTTCAATTCGATCCGACTGAGCTCGATCAAATTTGCATATCGTTACTTGGTAGCGGCAGATAAGAAGAACCATGTAAAAGAAAGACTTAAAAGACTTTCCTTGATCGAAAGTTATATCAAGGCAAGACCGTTCTTTACTCCTCAGGCAAAAACAGATTTGTTCATCATAGAAACCAAAATTTTGGCCCTAAGAAAACATTTTAATGATCTCGAACTAGGAGCTGCAAAGGATTACGAATCCTTAAACTTGTATTTAAGGCAAGAATTCGTTCCAAATCTAAAAATCCCTTATTTTAGATCCGGAGTAAAATTCGATCGCAAAGATTTGGAAAAAAGAGCGGTTTCCCAAAACCCCACAATCCTTGCCGCAAAAGGAGAATTGGATAAGGCTCGAACAGAACTCAGATTGGCAAACTTAGAGAAATATCCTGATTATTCTATCACTAGTCAGATCGGAGAAGATAAATCCGGGGTCGCCAACAGGTTTTACGATTTTGGATTGAAGTTCAGGATTCCAGTTTGGGACCAATTCCAAAACAAAGTAGCCTCAGCAGAGACCAATATGAAGTCCAAGCAAGATAGGCTAATATATCAAGAAAATTTAATACATACTTCCTTCAACCAGGCATTTCTGGAATACGAACAATCCAAAATGAATCTGAAACTATATGATCTTACCCAACTGGATCGGATCGATAGGGATCTGAACTTCGCAGACATGGAGTTCAAACGAGGAAGGATTCAACTTATAAGTTACCTGGAGTTGGAAAACCAGCTACACGAAACACATCATGCGGTTTTGGACGCCCAAATTTCACATTTGGAAAGTCTTCTGAACCTACTTTATATTACGAACGAAAAAGATATTTTAGGAGTAATGGGCAATGCTAGCCAGACTTTTGAATACCAGCCTAAATAA
- a CDS encoding TfoX/Sxy family protein — MSSFLTHVQDRLKACGPLSYKNMFGGFGVYSGSQIFAMVIKDRLYFRVGQSNQAEYETAGMAPFTYAGKDGKLVRVSYWEVPEEILEDDEDLVFWFRKSLAEANKAASLKKKTVPKKKVTKSKVSSSTKKAVAKKKAARKKSVKRAVKKTTTKRKVGR, encoded by the coding sequence ATGAGTTCTTTTCTTACACATGTCCAAGACAGATTAAAAGCCTGCGGTCCATTATCTTATAAAAATATGTTCGGAGGTTTCGGAGTCTATTCCGGATCTCAAATCTTTGCAATGGTCATCAAAGACCGTTTATATTTCAGAGTAGGACAATCCAACCAAGCAGAATATGAAACCGCAGGAATGGCTCCCTTTACTTATGCGGGAAAGGACGGCAAACTTGTCAGAGTTTCTTATTGGGAAGTCCCAGAAGAAATTTTAGAAGATGATGAAGACCTTGTATTCTGGTTCAGAAAATCTTTAGCAGAAGCAAACAAAGCCGCTTCTTTAAAAAAGAAAACCGTTCCAAAGAAGAAGGTCACAAAATCAAAAGTCTCTTCCTCCACTAAGAAGGCAGTTGCGAAGAAAAAAGCTGCCCGCAAAAAATCAGTCAAACGTGCAGTTAAGAAAACTACGACAAAACGCAAGGTCGGCCGGTAG
- a CDS encoding NAD(P)-binding domain-containing protein has translation MSLLSFVPKYFDWLNNNAPQGDAEKYPETNSEFESSIPGIYISGDLTGVPLLKYSVQSGVSAIRNILQKPKKRTKGILDVLIVGAGPSGIAAGIEAKKNGLDFLILEANQPFHTVTSYPKGKPIFAEPSELEVDSPIQIKDTTKEDLLDSLESVLKKHKLPILNGEKVESILPSKDSESGFEIQTESGKKFNSSYVLLAIGKSGDSRRLGITGEDQENVFHRLIDPQDFQGQNTLVIGGGDSAIEAALSLVDISSSVTLSYRESEISRPKEENKLKFQKAIQENKIQFLPNSNPEKFESKQVLLKQGNKTRKEKIDSSLVLIGSEAPLSFLKKLGIKIKNSFNSKEVLGFVSLFSFALFLYFGKASFYAAFWYSWAALASGIVFALSSSRFLLSKETFFSWRWRTFKNLYLLSAALYFSFVYLSAKYIGFYLFGKYPSFHYTVLYSTTILFFGIRRIQVRPTQYIKLQTITLILIQIFPLFLLPEIILPFLGDKGLLGPSNGFLLTQVFPDGAYWKAYGFILAWPLNMGVLYDGGITTFWLIYGFLMSFGLIPFIVYKYGKGAYCGWICSCGGLAETLGDEYRNRMPHGKLAYKLEHSGQWILLIAAILTIAKLVGSSGQFFWPLEFGADSVKVYYDLIVDLGLGGVVGVGAYFMFSGRIWCRMFCPLSALMHIYAKFSKFRIFSEKKKCISCNICTSVCHQGIDVMNYANKGRPMDSVQCVRCSACVVNCPTQVLSFGTLEKNGQVLDKLKAVL, from the coding sequence ATGAGCCTATTATCATTCGTTCCTAAATATTTTGATTGGTTGAATAATAACGCCCCGCAAGGCGATGCCGAAAAATATCCTGAAACAAATTCAGAATTCGAGAGTTCAATCCCAGGAATTTATATCTCAGGAGATCTGACTGGTGTTCCTCTTTTAAAATATTCTGTGCAAAGCGGTGTTTCAGCGATCCGTAATATTCTTCAAAAACCTAAAAAGAGAACAAAAGGAATCTTAGATGTTTTGATCGTTGGTGCTGGGCCTTCGGGCATTGCAGCGGGTATTGAAGCAAAGAAGAACGGACTCGACTTTCTTATCCTAGAGGCAAACCAACCATTTCATACGGTCACAAGTTATCCCAAAGGAAAACCTATCTTTGCAGAACCTTCCGAACTGGAAGTGGATTCCCCCATTCAGATCAAAGATACAACCAAGGAAGATCTTTTAGATTCCTTGGAATCAGTATTAAAAAAGCATAAACTTCCAATTTTAAATGGGGAGAAGGTAGAGTCCATTCTTCCTTCCAAAGATTCCGAGTCTGGATTTGAGATCCAAACAGAGTCTGGGAAAAAATTCAATTCTTCTTATGTCCTACTCGCAATCGGAAAATCAGGAGATAGCAGACGCCTAGGAATTACTGGAGAAGACCAAGAAAATGTTTTCCATAGACTGATTGATCCTCAAGACTTTCAGGGACAAAATACATTGGTCATAGGAGGAGGAGACAGCGCAATAGAAGCTGCATTATCCTTGGTTGATATTTCTTCTTCCGTCACTTTATCTTATAGAGAATCTGAAATTTCTAGACCAAAAGAAGAGAATAAACTTAAATTCCAAAAAGCAATCCAAGAAAATAAGATCCAATTTTTACCAAATTCTAATCCAGAAAAATTCGAATCTAAACAAGTTCTACTGAAACAAGGAAACAAAACAAGAAAGGAAAAAATAGATTCTTCCTTAGTATTGATCGGCTCAGAGGCGCCGCTCTCCTTTCTCAAAAAATTAGGAATAAAGATTAAAAACTCATTCAATTCCAAAGAAGTACTTGGATTTGTTTCCTTATTTTCCTTTGCATTATTTTTATATTTTGGAAAAGCATCTTTTTATGCTGCCTTTTGGTATTCCTGGGCAGCATTAGCTTCTGGGATAGTATTTGCTCTCTCTTCCAGCAGATTTTTACTTTCCAAAGAGACATTCTTTTCTTGGAGATGGAGAACATTCAAAAATCTTTATCTACTTTCTGCAGCACTTTATTTCTCCTTCGTATATTTAAGTGCAAAATATATAGGATTTTATTTATTCGGGAAATATCCTAGTTTTCATTATACAGTTTTATATTCCACAACCATACTATTCTTCGGGATCAGAAGAATCCAGGTAAGACCAACACAATATATAAAATTACAAACAATTACTCTAATCTTAATTCAGATCTTTCCTCTATTCCTATTGCCAGAGATCATTCTTCCTTTCTTGGGAGACAAAGGATTATTAGGACCTTCTAATGGGTTTTTACTTACTCAGGTGTTTCCTGATGGTGCCTATTGGAAAGCTTATGGATTCATCTTGGCCTGGCCATTGAATATGGGAGTATTATACGACGGAGGGATCACTACCTTCTGGTTAATTTATGGATTTCTAATGAGTTTCGGACTAATCCCATTTATTGTATATAAGTATGGGAAAGGTGCATATTGTGGATGGATCTGTTCCTGCGGTGGTTTGGCAGAAACCCTAGGTGATGAATATAGAAACAGAATGCCTCATGGAAAATTGGCATATAAACTAGAACATTCGGGCCAATGGATCTTACTCATTGCCGCGATTCTCACTATTGCAAAATTAGTAGGAAGTTCAGGACAATTTTTCTGGCCCTTAGAATTTGGCGCCGACTCAGTCAAAGTATATTATGATTTGATTGTGGACCTAGGCCTAGGTGGAGTTGTAGGAGTCGGAGCATATTTTATGTTCTCCGGCAGGATATGGTGCAGAATGTTCTGTCCACTTTCTGCACTTATGCATATCTACGCTAAGTTCAGTAAGTTCCGGATCTTCTCCGAGAAAAAAAAATGTATCTCTTGTAATATTTGCACATCAGTTTGTCACCAAGGAATTGATGTAATGAATTACGCCAATAAGGGAAGACCAATGGACAGTGTTCAATGTGTCAGATGTTCAGCCTGCGTGGTAAATTGTCCTACTCAAGTCCTTTCTTTCGGAACATTAGAGAAGAATGGACAAGTATTGGATAAATTAAAAGCAGTCCTCTAA